The Nitrospirota bacterium nucleotide sequence CAAGCTCGCTCGGCCCGTCTGGGACGCGCAGCTCGCCCACCCCTTCGTCCTCGCCCTCGGCAAGGGCACGCTCCCTGCCAGGAAGTTCAAGTATTACATCCTCCAGGACGCCCGGTTCCTGGAGGACCTCTCGCGCGTGTTCGCGGCTGGCGCGCAGAGGGCGCCGGACGCCGAGTCGCGCCTGCGCTTCGCGAAGCTGGCGGAGGAGACGGTCGTCGTCGAGCGGAGTCTGCACGAGAGTTACGGCAAGCGTTGGAAAATGACGCCCCGGGACATGGCCTCCGTCCCGATGGCCCCGACCAACTACGCCTACACGCGGCACATGCTGGCAGTGGCGGCGGCCGGCACGGCGGCGGAGATCACGGTGGTCGCCCTCCCCTGCGCCTGGATCTACTGTGTGGTGGGGCAGCACCTGTTGCAACACGGCCCGCCGAAGGCCGGCCATCCCTACCGGGACTGGCTCCTGCTCTACGCCTCGCCGGAGTTCGCCGAGGTGCAGCGGTGGATGCGCGCCAGGGTGGACGAGTGGGCGAAGGAGGCGAGCCGGGCGGAGCAGCGGCGGATGGAGGAGGCCTTCCTGATCAGCTCGCGGTACGAGTGGATGTTTTGGGAGATGGCGTG carries:
- the tenA gene encoding thiaminase II — protein: MSFSAHLRKLARPVWDAQLAHPFVLALGKGTLPARKFKYYILQDARFLEDLSRVFAAGAQRAPDAESRLRFAKLAEETVVVERSLHESYGKRWKMTPRDMASVPMAPTNYAYTRHMLAVAAAGTAAEITVVALPCAWIYCVVGQHLLQHGPPKAGHPYRDWLLLYASPEFAEVQRWMRARVDEWAKEASRAEQRRMEEAFLISSRYEWMFWEMAWNEEEWPV